One region of Paraburkholderia acidiphila genomic DNA includes:
- a CDS encoding NADP-dependent malic enzyme — MNKTDRQAALEYHEFPTPGKISVTASKPLVTQRDLALAYTPGVAVACEEIVADPQNSFRYTARGNLVGVITNGTAVLGLGNIGALASKPVMEGKAVLFKKFAGIDVFDIEVTESDPDKLVDIIASLEATFGGINLEDIKAPDCFTVERKLRERMKIPVFHDDQHGTAITVSAAFMNGLKVIGKDITKVKVVTSGAGAAALACLDLMVDLGLPLKNIWVTDIDGVVYQGRTTLMDPDKERFAQDTSARSLSDVIEGADVFLGLSAGGVLKADMVKKMADKPLILALANPTPEIFPEVALEARPDAVIATGRSDFPNQVNNVLCFPYIFRGALDVGATTITRNMEIAAVHAIAKLAEEELNDSVAAAYGAYDLRFGPKYLIPKPFDSRLIVRIAPAVAKAAMEDGVATRPIDDFGAYTNELQQFVYHSGAFMKPIFAAAKQFVRDGGKSRIVFAEGEEERVLRAVQVIVDEKLARPILIGRPEVLLARIEKFGLRLKLGEDVEVTNPEYDERFHQYWTTYWELRCRDGISKEMARVEMRRRLTLIGAMMVRLGDADGMVCGTVGAYHDHLRFVDEAIGMHPNAKTYAAMNILLLDKRTVAIVDTHVNDNPNAEQIAEFTLAAARQMEWLNLQPKVALLSRSNFGSGSSASGTKMREVLKLVTEKNPDLEIDGEMHGDCALDEALRLRILPHSKLKGAANLLVCPNVDSGNIAYNLLKTGAGSNVAVGPFLLGVNAPVNVLTSSSTVRRIINMAALTVLQANRD; from the coding sequence ATGAACAAGACCGATCGTCAGGCCGCTCTGGAATATCACGAATTTCCCACCCCGGGCAAGATCTCGGTGACGGCCAGCAAGCCGCTCGTCACCCAGCGCGACCTCGCGCTCGCCTATACGCCGGGCGTGGCCGTGGCCTGCGAGGAGATTGTCGCCGATCCGCAGAACTCGTTCCGCTACACCGCTCGCGGCAATCTGGTGGGCGTGATCACGAACGGTACGGCCGTGCTCGGTCTCGGCAACATCGGCGCGCTGGCCTCCAAGCCGGTCATGGAAGGCAAGGCGGTGCTGTTCAAGAAGTTCGCCGGCATCGACGTGTTCGATATCGAAGTGACCGAAAGCGATCCGGACAAGCTCGTGGACATCATCGCGAGCCTCGAAGCCACGTTCGGCGGCATCAATCTGGAAGACATCAAGGCTCCCGACTGCTTCACGGTCGAGCGCAAGCTGCGCGAGCGCATGAAGATTCCGGTCTTCCACGACGATCAGCACGGCACCGCCATCACCGTTTCGGCCGCGTTCATGAACGGCCTGAAAGTGATCGGCAAGGACATTACGAAGGTCAAGGTCGTGACTTCGGGCGCGGGCGCGGCGGCGCTGGCGTGCCTGGACCTCATGGTCGATCTCGGCCTGCCGCTCAAGAACATCTGGGTGACCGATATCGACGGCGTGGTCTACCAGGGCCGCACGACGCTCATGGACCCGGACAAGGAACGCTTCGCGCAGGACACCTCCGCGCGCTCGCTTTCCGACGTGATCGAAGGCGCCGACGTGTTCCTCGGCCTTTCCGCTGGCGGCGTGCTCAAGGCGGACATGGTCAAGAAGATGGCCGACAAGCCGCTGATTCTCGCGCTGGCCAACCCCACGCCGGAAATCTTCCCCGAGGTCGCGCTCGAAGCGCGCCCGGACGCGGTGATCGCCACGGGCCGTTCGGACTTCCCGAACCAGGTCAACAACGTGCTGTGCTTCCCGTACATCTTCCGCGGCGCACTCGATGTGGGCGCAACGACCATCACGCGCAACATGGAAATTGCGGCAGTGCACGCGATCGCCAAGCTCGCGGAAGAAGAGCTGAACGACTCGGTGGCCGCGGCTTACGGGGCCTATGATCTGCGCTTCGGCCCGAAGTACCTGATTCCGAAGCCGTTCGATTCGCGCCTGATCGTGCGTATCGCGCCGGCCGTGGCGAAGGCGGCAATGGAAGACGGCGTGGCCACGCGTCCCATCGACGACTTTGGCGCCTACACGAACGAGCTGCAGCAGTTCGTGTATCACTCGGGCGCGTTCATGAAGCCGATTTTCGCGGCCGCGAAGCAGTTCGTGCGTGATGGCGGCAAGTCGCGCATCGTGTTCGCCGAAGGCGAGGAAGAGCGCGTGCTGCGCGCGGTGCAGGTGATCGTCGACGAGAAGCTCGCGCGTCCGATCCTGATCGGCCGCCCGGAGGTGCTGCTCGCTCGCATCGAGAAGTTCGGCCTGCGCCTGAAGCTCGGCGAAGACGTGGAAGTCACGAACCCCGAGTACGACGAGCGCTTCCACCAGTACTGGACGACCTATTGGGAACTGCGCTGCCGCGACGGCATTTCGAAGGAAATGGCGCGCGTGGAAATGCGCCGCCGCCTCACGCTGATCGGCGCGATGATGGTGCGCCTCGGCGACGCGGACGGCATGGTGTGCGGCACGGTGGGCGCGTACCACGACCATCTGCGCTTTGTCGACGAAGCGATCGGCATGCATCCGAACGCGAAGACCTACGCGGCGATGAACATTCTGCTGCTCGACAAGCGGACGGTCGCGATCGTCGACACGCACGTGAACGACAACCCGAACGCCGAGCAGATCGCCGAATTCACGCTGGCGGCTGCGCGCCAGATGGAATGGCTGAATCTGCAGCCGAAGGTCGCGCTGCTCTCGCGTTCGAACTTCGGTTCGGGCAGCTCGGCTTCGGGCACGAAGATGCGCGAAGTGCTCAAGCTGGTGACCGAGAAGAATCCCGATCTGGAAATCGACGGGGAAATGCACGGCGACTGCGCGCTGGACGAAGCACTGCGCCTGCGCATCCTGCCGCATTCGAAGCTCAAGGGCGCGGCGAACCTGCTCGTGTGCCCGAACGTGGACTCGGGCAACATCGCCTACAACCTGCTCAAGACGGGTGCGGGCAGCAACGTGGCGGTCGGCCCGTTCCTGCTGGGCGTGAATGCGCCGGTGAACGTGCTGACGTCGAGCTCGACGGTGCGACGCATCATCAACATGGCCGCGCTGACCGTGTTGCAGGCGAACCGCGACTGA
- a CDS encoding LysR family transcriptional regulator → MSFSIDDVTRRLNTRLKMRHLVLLLQIRQHGSLTRVAEHMATSQPAVTNALAEMESMFGAPLFDRTPRGMTPTALGNVVLARAQAMLHDLDHLARDIEAVVAGHATRVHVGVIPFVSGRTLAAAIRLTQSRLPQRVTMTIHEGTSDALLPQLRDHTLDIVIGRASSAVDVSQLRFEVLHQQKPRLIASRRLAARLARGKLDWEKLVELDWILGAPHTPIREQISDLFLHAGVAPPVPIVESYTSRLIGEMISTNENAVSIVPADIAEELVHFAGVAIVPYTLDWTLPPVAMFTRAGVLRDVDATFGQSLRELYQEAEKARG, encoded by the coding sequence GTGTCTTTCAGTATTGACGACGTGACGAGGCGGTTGAATACGCGCCTGAAAATGCGCCATCTGGTCCTGCTCCTGCAGATCCGCCAGCACGGCTCGCTCACGCGCGTGGCGGAACACATGGCGACGAGCCAGCCCGCCGTCACCAATGCGCTGGCCGAAATGGAGAGCATGTTCGGCGCGCCGCTCTTCGATCGCACGCCGCGCGGCATGACGCCCACGGCGCTCGGCAACGTGGTGCTCGCGCGCGCCCAGGCCATGCTGCACGACCTCGACCACCTCGCCCGCGATATCGAAGCGGTGGTGGCCGGGCACGCCACGCGCGTGCACGTGGGCGTGATTCCGTTCGTCTCGGGGCGCACACTTGCCGCCGCCATTCGCCTCACGCAGTCGCGGCTGCCGCAACGCGTCACCATGACGATTCACGAAGGCACGAGCGACGCGCTGCTGCCGCAGCTTCGCGACCATACGCTCGATATCGTGATCGGCCGCGCGTCTTCGGCTGTCGATGTCTCGCAGTTGCGCTTCGAGGTGCTGCATCAGCAAAAGCCGCGGCTCATCGCGAGCCGGCGGCTCGCGGCACGGCTTGCGCGCGGCAAGCTCGATTGGGAAAAGCTGGTCGAACTCGACTGGATACTGGGCGCGCCGCACACGCCCATCCGCGAGCAGATTTCCGACCTCTTCCTGCACGCGGGCGTGGCCCCGCCCGTGCCGATCGTGGAGAGCTACACGTCGCGGCTGATCGGCGAGATGATCAGCACGAACGAAAACGCCGTGTCGATCGTGCCCGCCGATATTGCCGAGGAACTCGTGCACTTCGCGGGCGTGGCCATCGTGCCGTACACGCTCGACTGGACGCTGCCGCCGGTCGCCATGTTCACACGCGCGGGCGTGCTGCGCGATGTCGATGCCACCTTTGGGCAGTCGCTGCGCGAGTTGTATCAGGAGGCGGAGAAAGCGCGGGGATGA
- a CDS encoding DinB family protein, whose translation MHSRFDRFKATPLASQLEALIDAPGRYAEYAVLSRVGVAAIAAVAEEIAQKFPEIGEDTTARQYCGALVAEVMRRHGHEVAQARGRVSGALFSYGAVFSAQPVVLPFEAVVEALATMPERFAALVKRVPMNLWSRRPGGTGFSLLEHACHLRDLDAIFAERFSIVRKAQLPEIASVNGTALAEERDYLRQDLVAAMGEFSEGRARLCASLKRLTPEQRLRCGLRDGVRRMTLEELVRELLDHDRTHGLELEELESELQEKAHPRAFSAS comes from the coding sequence GTGCATTCACGCTTCGACCGTTTCAAGGCAACCCCGCTCGCCAGCCAGCTGGAAGCGTTGATCGACGCGCCTGGGCGCTATGCTGAATATGCGGTGCTTTCGCGCGTAGGCGTGGCGGCGATCGCAGCGGTGGCCGAGGAAATCGCGCAGAAGTTTCCGGAAATCGGCGAGGACACCACTGCGCGCCAGTACTGCGGTGCGCTGGTGGCGGAGGTGATGCGCCGCCACGGCCACGAAGTCGCGCAGGCGCGCGGCCGTGTGAGCGGGGCGCTGTTCAGCTATGGCGCGGTGTTCAGCGCGCAGCCGGTCGTCTTGCCGTTCGAAGCGGTGGTCGAAGCGCTCGCAACCATGCCGGAGCGCTTTGCGGCGCTCGTCAAGCGCGTGCCCATGAACCTGTGGTCGCGCCGGCCAGGCGGTACGGGCTTTTCGCTGCTCGAACATGCATGCCACTTGCGCGATCTCGACGCCATTTTCGCCGAGCGATTCAGCATCGTGCGCAAGGCCCAGCTACCGGAAATCGCATCGGTGAACGGCACGGCGCTTGCCGAGGAGCGCGACTATCTGCGCCAGGATCTCGTCGCCGCAATGGGCGAATTCAGCGAAGGGCGAGCCCGTCTTTGCGCCTCGCTCAAGCGCCTCACGCCTGAACAGCGGCTGCGCTGCGGGCTGCGCGACGGCGTGCGGCGCATGACGCTGGAAGAACTCGTGCGCGAACTGCTAGACCACGACCGCACGCACGGTCTGGAACTGGAGGAACTCGAAAGCGAGCTACAGGAAAAGGCTCATCCCCGCGCTTTCTCCGCCTCCTGA
- a CDS encoding MFS transporter, with amino-acid sequence MAATSLDTQHRQARKAGIASFVGTTIEWYDFYAYSTAAALVLGKLFFPTTNALIGTLAAFASFWVGFLARPIGGIVFGHLGDKVGRKKTLIVTLMLMGGCTTLMGLLPTYNQVGVLAPVLLILLRLTQGIAMGGEWGGAVVLSSEHAPKGKEIFYSAFAQQGSPAGNLLATVAFLVISMLPDHQFMTWGWRVPFLMSAALVAVGLFIRMSVDESPAMKELQAKNKVAKLPIAEVLRHHKGLVAMGVGACVIALSATYFKTTFALSWAVTSIGFDRTQFLSVITFAIVVQLIVQPFGAVLATKMDLKKAIIYMLVPEIVALPLMFSMIATGSTKLAMIGMALASIPHSLYYAAMAGMLAKAFPAQVRYTGISLAYQICGMVFAGTTPILGQYLLSATGSILSVVALGVVHVLITLVCALMLVTRMQGEGTLEAQQAVTARV; translated from the coding sequence TTGGCAGCAACCTCCCTCGACACCCAACATCGCCAGGCTCGCAAGGCGGGCATCGCTTCGTTCGTCGGCACGACGATCGAGTGGTACGACTTTTACGCGTACAGCACCGCGGCCGCGCTCGTGCTCGGCAAGCTCTTTTTCCCCACGACGAATGCGCTGATCGGCACGCTGGCCGCCTTCGCCTCGTTCTGGGTCGGCTTTCTCGCGCGCCCGATTGGCGGCATCGTGTTCGGCCACCTCGGCGATAAGGTGGGCCGCAAGAAAACGCTGATCGTCACGCTCATGCTGATGGGCGGCTGCACCACGCTCATGGGCCTTTTGCCGACGTACAACCAGGTGGGCGTGCTCGCGCCGGTGCTGCTGATCCTGCTGCGCCTCACACAGGGCATTGCCATGGGCGGCGAGTGGGGCGGCGCGGTCGTGCTTTCCTCGGAACATGCGCCCAAGGGCAAGGAAATTTTCTATTCGGCGTTCGCGCAGCAGGGCTCGCCCGCGGGCAATTTGCTCGCCACGGTCGCGTTCCTCGTGATCTCCATGCTGCCCGATCACCAGTTCATGACGTGGGGCTGGCGTGTGCCGTTTCTGATGTCGGCGGCGCTGGTGGCCGTGGGCCTCTTTATCCGCATGAGCGTGGACGAGTCGCCCGCCATGAAGGAGTTGCAGGCGAAGAACAAGGTGGCGAAGTTGCCGATCGCCGAAGTGCTGCGCCATCACAAGGGGCTCGTGGCGATGGGCGTGGGCGCCTGCGTGATCGCGCTTTCGGCCACGTACTTCAAGACGACGTTCGCGCTTTCGTGGGCCGTCACCTCGATCGGCTTCGACCGCACGCAGTTCCTGAGCGTCATCACGTTCGCGATTGTCGTGCAGTTGATCGTGCAGCCATTCGGCGCGGTGCTCGCCACGAAGATGGACCTGAAGAAGGCCATTATCTACATGCTCGTGCCCGAGATCGTTGCGCTGCCCCTGATGTTCTCGATGATCGCCACCGGGTCGACCAAGCTCGCGATGATCGGCATGGCGCTCGCCTCGATTCCGCATTCGCTCTACTACGCGGCCATGGCGGGCATGCTGGCGAAGGCTTTCCCCGCGCAGGTGCGCTACACCGGCATTTCGCTCGCCTATCAGATTTGCGGCATGGTGTTCGCGGGCACGACGCCGATTCTCGGCCAGTACCTGTTGAGCGCCACGGGCAGCATTCTTTCGGTGGTGGCGTTGGGGGTGGTGCATGTGCTCATCACGCTGGTTTGCGCGCTTATGCTGGTGACGCGCATGCAGGGCGAAGGCACGCTGGAGGCGCAGCAGGCGGTGACGGCGCGGGTTTGA
- a CDS encoding IclR family transcriptional regulator — protein MDVKTAVRVFDVINLFAEVRQPMIYSEIARRTEIPLSSCHALLQTMVAKGYLYAPGVKAGYYPTQRLLHVARDICSEDPLTLMFQPLLSALRDATGETAALATLAGNRVVYLDVMESRQKIRYSDEPGGFMTIASAAGKALLGALAPAARRKLLDSVEPQLHSASGAVIDRAAFERDVDQGVTDGWHRSTGESVEDVAGLARGFLIHGEAFALVIGAPKARLLNNEQNAVKALLEVYAQIPPSLLAA, from the coding sequence ATGGATGTGAAAACTGCAGTCCGCGTCTTCGACGTGATCAACCTCTTTGCCGAAGTCCGGCAGCCGATGATCTACAGCGAAATTGCGCGTCGAACCGAGATCCCGCTATCGAGCTGCCACGCGCTGTTGCAGACGATGGTGGCCAAAGGCTATCTGTACGCGCCGGGCGTGAAGGCGGGCTACTACCCGACGCAGCGTCTGCTGCACGTGGCGCGCGACATCTGCAGCGAGGACCCGCTCACGCTGATGTTCCAGCCGCTGCTTTCCGCGTTGCGCGACGCCACCGGCGAAACCGCCGCGCTCGCCACGCTCGCGGGCAACCGCGTGGTCTACCTCGACGTGATGGAGTCGCGCCAGAAGATCCGCTATAGCGACGAGCCGGGCGGCTTCATGACCATTGCAAGCGCTGCGGGCAAGGCGCTGCTCGGCGCGCTCGCCCCGGCTGCGCGCCGCAAACTGCTCGACAGCGTCGAGCCGCAGTTGCACTCGGCCAGTGGCGCGGTGATCGACCGTGCCGCGTTCGAGCGCGATGTCGACCAGGGCGTGACGGACGGCTGGCATCGCTCGACGGGCGAGAGCGTGGAGGACGTAGCCGGTCTCGCGCGCGGTTTCCTGATTCACGGCGAGGCGTTTGCGCTCGTCATCGGCGCGCCGAAGGCGCGCCTTCTGAACAACGAGCAGAACGCCGTCAAGGCGCTGCTCGAGGTGTACGCGCAAATCCCGCCGTCGCTTCTCGCTGCCTGA
- a CDS encoding cyclase family protein, whose protein sequence is MRWKNRPEGSNWGDFGPDDQLGRPNLIGTEQVLKGAQEIRAGLTFTLSLPLDFPGDSKLNVRRHPPVLRPTFRDGLPYVNFPFARNVAGATDVVSDDQVLLSLQYSTQWDSLAHVGARFDANGDGVTESVYYNGYRANVDVVGPMEYRAEDNFAPHACGGEHSHADVLGVEHLAVKGMQGRGVLIDFAAHFGREFRTVGYDDLMRVIEADGVEVERGDMLVLRTGFAEMVLEMNRQPDEAVLSSHCSALDGRDERLLQWITDSGIAALAADNYAVERYPARAPTAPGDHPLMPLHHHCLFKLGLPLGELWYLRDLALWLREHGRSRFMLTAPPLRLPGAMGSPVTPVATV, encoded by the coding sequence ATGCGTTGGAAAAACCGGCCGGAAGGCTCGAACTGGGGTGACTTCGGTCCAGACGACCAACTGGGACGCCCCAATCTCATCGGCACCGAGCAGGTGCTCAAGGGCGCGCAGGAAATTCGAGCGGGCCTCACATTCACGCTCTCGCTGCCGCTCGACTTTCCCGGCGACAGCAAGCTCAATGTGCGACGCCATCCGCCGGTGCTTCGTCCCACCTTCCGCGACGGCCTGCCCTATGTGAACTTCCCGTTCGCGCGGAACGTTGCGGGCGCAACCGACGTGGTGAGCGACGATCAGGTGCTACTCTCGCTGCAATACTCCACGCAGTGGGACTCGCTCGCCCATGTGGGCGCGCGCTTCGACGCGAACGGCGATGGCGTGACGGAAAGCGTCTATTACAACGGCTATCGCGCGAACGTGGACGTGGTCGGCCCGATGGAATATCGCGCGGAAGACAATTTCGCGCCCCACGCGTGCGGCGGCGAGCATAGCCATGCCGACGTGCTCGGCGTCGAGCATCTTGCCGTGAAGGGCATGCAAGGCCGCGGCGTGCTGATCGATTTCGCCGCGCATTTTGGCCGCGAATTTCGCACCGTGGGCTACGACGATTTGATGCGTGTGATCGAGGCCGACGGCGTGGAAGTCGAGCGCGGCGACATGCTCGTGCTGCGCACCGGCTTCGCGGAGATGGTGCTCGAAATGAACCGCCAGCCCGACGAAGCCGTGTTGTCGAGCCACTGCAGCGCACTCGACGGACGCGACGAACGCCTGCTGCAATGGATTACCGACTCGGGCATCGCCGCGCTCGCCGCCGACAACTACGCGGTCGAACGTTACCCCGCGCGCGCGCCCACCGCGCCGGGCGACCACCCGCTCATGCCGCTGCATCACCACTGCCTCTTCAAGCTCGGCCTGCCGCTGGGCGAGCTTTGGTATTTGCGCGATCTCGCCTTGTGGCTGCGCGAACACGGGCGCTCGCGTTTCATGCTCACCGCGCCGCCGCTGCGGCTCCCGGGTGCGATGGGGTCGCCCGTCACCCCGGTCGCTACGGTTTGA
- a CDS encoding SDR family oxidoreductase, with protein MAKERVLITGGAAGIGAACAARCEADGYEAVVIDRVGDGIIADLSDIQATAAALVRALEGGPITRLINNVGVVVPNDAERQTLEELERAWALNVRCAQQCMQALLPGMKAAGFGRIVNMSSRAALGKELRTAYSATKAALIGMTRVWALELGAFGVTANAIGPGPIRTELFDRANPPGAPRTEAIINAVPVKRVGTPDDVAHAASYLLDARSGFVTGQVLYVCGGMTVGVAGV; from the coding sequence ATGGCTAAAGAAAGAGTCCTGATTACCGGCGGGGCCGCCGGCATCGGCGCCGCGTGCGCCGCGCGCTGCGAGGCCGACGGTTACGAAGCCGTCGTTATCGACCGCGTGGGCGACGGCATCATCGCCGACCTCTCCGATATCCAGGCGACGGCAGCCGCGCTCGTGCGCGCGCTGGAGGGCGGCCCGATCACGCGCCTCATCAACAACGTGGGCGTAGTCGTGCCCAACGACGCCGAGCGCCAGACGCTCGAAGAACTCGAACGCGCATGGGCGCTCAACGTGCGCTGCGCCCAGCAGTGCATGCAGGCGCTGTTGCCCGGCATGAAGGCCGCGGGCTTTGGGCGCATCGTCAACATGTCGTCGCGCGCCGCGCTCGGCAAAGAGTTGCGCACAGCTTATTCGGCCACCAAGGCCGCCTTGATCGGCATGACGCGCGTGTGGGCACTCGAACTGGGCGCGTTCGGCGTGACCGCGAACGCCATTGGCCCAGGCCCCATCCGCACCGAACTGTTCGACCGCGCCAATCCTCCCGGCGCGCCGCGCACCGAGGCGATCATCAATGCCGTCCCTGTGAAGCGCGTCGGCACACCCGACGATGTCGCGCATGCGGCTTCGTATCTGCTCGATGCGCGCAGCGGCTTCGTGACCGGCCAGGTGCTCTACGTGTGCGGCGGCATGACCGTCGGCGTCGCGGGAGTTTGA
- a CDS encoding 3-hydroxyacyl-CoA dehydrogenase — protein MAAPDTPTLRSAGIVGAGSIGVAFAICFARAGWRVRLYDPDAARRAAAPGEIALRLGDLTQYALLDESASEIAARVAIVDTLEAAVAEADLVQECAPERAELKREIFAQLDRVASPEAILASASSFLAASKFVDETLPGRARCLVAHPGNPPYLVPVIEVVPAPFTSEAVAARAIALYAEAGMKPVRVKHEVEGFIFNRLQGAVLREAYCLVRDGVASVEDIDTVMREGLGPRWSVIGPFETVDLNTRGGIASHAQKMGPSYARMGAERGQHDPWTPELVAQVEAARRAALPLDQWDERVGWRDRQLMHLARHRKTRSHDDS, from the coding sequence ATGGCGGCCCCAGATACGCCCACGCTGCGCAGCGCTGGCATTGTCGGCGCGGGCAGCATTGGCGTGGCGTTCGCGATTTGCTTCGCGAGGGCCGGCTGGCGCGTGCGTCTCTACGATCCCGACGCTGCGCGCCGCGCCGCCGCGCCTGGTGAGATCGCATTGCGCCTCGGCGATCTCACGCAATACGCCCTGCTCGACGAAAGCGCGAGCGAGATCGCCGCGCGCGTAGCGATCGTCGATACGCTCGAAGCCGCTGTGGCCGAGGCCGATCTCGTGCAGGAATGCGCGCCCGAGCGCGCCGAACTCAAGCGCGAGATCTTCGCGCAACTCGATCGCGTGGCGTCTCCCGAAGCCATACTCGCGAGCGCTTCGTCGTTTCTCGCGGCTTCGAAATTCGTGGACGAAACGCTACCAGGGCGCGCGCGCTGCCTCGTCGCCCATCCCGGCAACCCGCCCTATCTCGTGCCCGTGATCGAAGTCGTGCCAGCGCCCTTCACGTCCGAAGCCGTGGCAGCACGCGCCATCGCACTCTACGCCGAAGCGGGCATGAAGCCCGTACGCGTGAAGCACGAAGTGGAAGGCTTCATCTTCAACCGCCTGCAGGGCGCCGTGCTGCGCGAAGCGTATTGCCTCGTGCGCGACGGCGTGGCGTCGGTGGAAGACATCGACACCGTGATGCGCGAAGGCCTCGGCCCGCGCTGGTCGGTGATCGGCCCGTTCGAGACCGTCGACCTGAACACGCGCGGCGGCATCGCCTCGCATGCGCAGAAGATGGGCCCGTCGTACGCACGCATGGGCGCCGAACGCGGCCAGCATGACCCGTGGACGCCTGAACTCGTCGCGCAGGTCGAGGCCGCAAGACGCGCGGCGCTGCCGCTCGATCAATGGGACGAGCGTGTGGGCTGGCGCGACCGTCAGCTCATGCATCTCGCCCGCCATCGCAAGACCCGAAGCCACGACGACTCATAA
- a CDS encoding short-chain fatty acid transporter: protein MQKVTAFFTELMRRYLPDPFVFAIGLTLLTMALAVIVQGQAVTALTTSWGKGFWALLAFTTQMAVILAMGYVLATAPLTDRFLNRVVARVNDPRMAIIVATLVGGIGSYLNWGFGLVVGGIVARKLAMRVKGVHYPLIIASAYSGFTLYGLGLSASIPVLISTKGHPLEAQMGVIPLSETIFSPTMLITSLVTIITLPLLNAWLHPKPGQPIKEIDRDQEEKQQKAAALGVDLDEGNTLANRLNNSRILSYVIGLIGMGYVALHFVQGGSIDLNLINFFILFLGILLLGTPIRYVEKLNEGIRTISGIILQYPFYAGIMAIMASSGLVNTFSEAFVKVATPGTLPFWGLISSFVINFFAPSGGGHWVIQGPFMIEAAKTIGASVGHTSTAVMLGNAWNDLVQPFWILPALALSKLKLKDIMGYTVIMMFWIGIVYSVAILAWG, encoded by the coding sequence ATGCAGAAAGTCACCGCTTTCTTTACCGAGCTGATGCGCCGGTATTTGCCCGATCCCTTCGTGTTCGCGATCGGCCTTACGCTGCTGACGATGGCGCTTGCCGTGATCGTGCAAGGGCAAGCCGTCACGGCCCTGACCACGAGCTGGGGCAAGGGCTTCTGGGCGCTGCTCGCGTTCACCACGCAAATGGCGGTGATTCTCGCAATGGGCTACGTGCTCGCCACCGCGCCGCTCACCGACCGCTTCCTGAACCGCGTGGTCGCGCGCGTGAACGATCCGCGTATGGCGATCATCGTCGCGACGCTCGTGGGCGGCATCGGCAGCTATCTGAACTGGGGCTTCGGCCTCGTGGTCGGCGGCATCGTCGCGCGCAAACTCGCGATGCGCGTGAAAGGCGTGCACTATCCGCTCATCATCGCCTCGGCCTATAGCGGCTTTACGCTCTACGGCCTCGGGCTTTCGGCGAGCATTCCTGTGCTGATCTCCACGAAGGGGCATCCGCTCGAAGCGCAGATGGGCGTCATTCCGCTCTCCGAAACGATTTTCTCGCCCACCATGCTCATCACGAGCCTCGTGACCATTATCACGCTGCCGCTCCTGAACGCATGGCTGCACCCGAAGCCCGGTCAGCCGATCAAGGAGATCGACCGCGACCAGGAAGAAAAACAGCAGAAGGCCGCCGCGCTCGGCGTGGATCTCGACGAAGGCAACACGCTCGCCAACCGCCTGAATAACAGCCGCATTCTGAGCTATGTCATCGGCCTGATCGGCATGGGCTATGTCGCGCTGCACTTCGTGCAAGGCGGCTCGATCGACCTGAACCTCATCAACTTCTTCATTCTGTTCCTCGGCATCCTGCTGCTCGGCACGCCGATCCGCTATGTGGAGAAGCTCAACGAAGGCATTCGCACGATTAGCGGCATCATCCTGCAGTACCCGTTCTACGCCGGCATCATGGCGATCATGGCGTCTTCGGGTCTCGTGAATACGTTTTCCGAAGCATTCGTGAAGGTCGCCACGCCGGGCACGCTGCCGTTCTGGGGATTGATCAGCTCGTTCGTCATCAACTTCTTCGCGCCTTCGGGCGGCGGCCACTGGGTCATTCAGGGACCGTTCATGATCGAAGCCGCGAAGACGATCGGCGCCTCCGTCGGCCATACGTCGACGGCCGTGATGCTCGGCAACGCATGGAACGACCTCGTGCAGCCGTTCTGGATCTTGCCGGCCCTCGCGCTCTCGAAGCTCAAACTCAAGGACATCATGGGCTACACGGTCATCATGATGTTCTGGATCGGTATCGTTTATTCGGTTGCGATCCTCGCCTGGGGCTGA
- the catC gene encoding muconolactone Delta-isomerase encodes MLYLVHMQVQIPHGTDAAFADALKAEEKAFSQKLQREGKWRHLWRVAGEYANYSVFDVESNDELHTLLSALPLFPFMKISVTPLAQHPSAIVPN; translated from the coding sequence ATGCTGTATCTCGTGCACATGCAGGTGCAGATTCCCCACGGCACCGACGCCGCCTTCGCCGACGCACTGAAGGCCGAAGAAAAGGCGTTTTCGCAAAAGCTGCAACGAGAAGGCAAATGGCGCCATCTGTGGCGCGTGGCCGGCGAATACGCGAATTACAGCGTGTTCGATGTCGAATCGAACGACGAACTCCATACGCTGCTTTCCGCGCTGCCGCTTTTCCCGTTCATGAAAATCAGCGTGACGCCGCTCGCCCAGCACCCGTCGGCCATCGTGCCCAATTAA